A genomic window from Serratia liquefaciens includes:
- a CDS encoding ABC transporter substrate-binding protein, with product MKAFVPSLVFLAVAASFNAQAATPANTLVIAQSIDDVVSFDPAQGFELTTVQSFNSLYQRLIQSDPKNPIELKPTLASEWQAGSDNRSLTFTLRPDAKFSSGNPLRPEDVIFSLSRVVKLNLEPSFILTQLGWDAKNVDQHLTKVDDRRVKISWSENVSPAFVLSLLSAPVSSIVDAKEALSHQQGDDLGHQWLNSHSAGSGPYKIRTYVPHEVVVLDANPGSPEGAPTLKTILIKNVPDPAARRLLIEQGDADIARNLGADQMAALKGKPGVKPLAIPYASLYFLQFNAKASPALGNPAFWEAARWLFDYKGIADDLLKGQFQTHQAFLPEGYLGALKDRPYSFNPQKAKEILAKAGLTNVSFKLDVNNQPPYLDIAQALQASFAQGGVKVELVPGLSAQVSTKVKSLNYDATLTSWGPDYFDPNTNAAAFAYNPEDGSKTLAWRANWQIPALSKLTLAATAENDTAKRVADYQQLQQAVQQSSPFVIGLQARSLIAVRDNLKGYEQGINPDMVFYSKVSK from the coding sequence ATGAAAGCGTTCGTTCCCTCTTTGGTGTTTTTGGCCGTGGCGGCCAGTTTCAACGCACAGGCAGCAACCCCGGCGAACACGTTGGTGATTGCCCAGTCCATCGATGACGTGGTCAGTTTTGATCCGGCCCAGGGTTTCGAGTTAACCACGGTGCAGTCATTCAACAGCCTCTACCAGCGGCTGATCCAGTCCGATCCCAAAAATCCTATCGAACTCAAACCGACGCTGGCCAGCGAATGGCAGGCGGGCAGCGATAACCGCAGCCTGACCTTCACTCTGCGACCGGACGCCAAATTTTCCAGCGGTAATCCGCTGCGCCCGGAAGACGTGATTTTCTCGCTGTCGCGGGTAGTGAAACTGAATCTGGAACCCTCGTTTATCCTCACCCAGTTGGGCTGGGACGCCAAGAACGTCGACCAGCACCTGACCAAGGTGGATGACCGGCGGGTCAAAATAAGCTGGAGCGAAAACGTCAGCCCGGCCTTTGTGCTTAGCCTGCTTTCGGCGCCGGTGTCTTCTATTGTCGATGCCAAAGAAGCCTTGTCCCATCAGCAAGGGGATGACCTGGGTCACCAATGGCTGAACAGCCATTCCGCCGGCAGCGGCCCGTATAAAATCCGTACCTATGTGCCGCACGAAGTGGTGGTGCTCGACGCCAACCCGGGGTCACCGGAAGGCGCCCCTACGTTGAAGACCATTTTGATCAAAAACGTACCCGATCCGGCAGCCCGCCGTTTGCTGATCGAACAGGGTGATGCCGACATCGCGCGTAACCTGGGAGCGGATCAGATGGCGGCGCTGAAAGGCAAGCCGGGCGTCAAGCCGTTGGCCATCCCTTACGCCTCACTTTATTTCCTGCAGTTCAACGCCAAGGCGTCACCAGCGCTAGGCAATCCGGCGTTCTGGGAAGCCGCGCGCTGGTTGTTCGACTATAAAGGCATTGCTGACGATCTGCTGAAGGGCCAGTTCCAGACCCATCAGGCGTTTCTGCCGGAAGGTTACCTGGGCGCGCTGAAAGACCGCCCATACAGTTTTAACCCGCAGAAGGCCAAAGAGATCCTGGCGAAGGCCGGCCTGACCAACGTCAGCTTCAAGCTGGACGTCAACAATCAGCCGCCGTACCTGGATATCGCACAGGCATTGCAAGCCAGCTTTGCGCAGGGCGGGGTGAAGGTGGAACTGGTGCCGGGCCTCAGCGCGCAGGTTTCCACCAAGGTGAAATCCCTGAACTATGACGCGACCCTGACCTCCTGGGGGCCGGATTATTTTGACCCGAACACCAACGCCGCCGCCTTTGCTTATAACCCGGAGGACGGCAGCAAAACGCTGGCCTGGCGCGCCAACTGGCAGATCCCTGCGCTGAGCAAGCTGACGTTGGCGGCCACGGCGGAAAACGACACCGCCAAACGGGTCGCGGATTATCAGCAGCTGCAGCAGGCCGTTCAGCAAAGCTCGCCGTTTGTCATCGGCCTGCAGGCACGCAGCCTGATTGCGGTGCGTGACAACCTGAAAGGCTACGAGCAGGGCATCAACCCTGACATGGTGTTCT
- the cbl gene encoding HTH-type transcriptional regulator Cbl, which translates to MNFQQLKIIRESARCNYNLTEVANTLFTSQSGVSRHIRELEEELGIEIFIRRGKRLLGMTEPGKELLVVAERILNDANNIRRLADVFSSNDTGQLHIATTHTQARYSLPGVIKEFRALYPRVRVVLNQGSPEEIVAMLASGEADIGIASEQLMSDESLAAFPYYRWHHTILVPEGHELTRQPQVTLEMLSTLPLITYRQGITGRSRLDSAFKAAGLTPDIALSAQDSDVIKTYVELGLGVGVLADMSYEKERDHGLVSLNAEHLFEPNTVWLGLKRSQLQRNYAWQFIQLCNPTLSLTEIKDKVFSSQLETVIDYQI; encoded by the coding sequence ATGAACTTTCAACAATTAAAAATTATTCGGGAATCGGCGCGTTGCAACTACAACCTGACCGAGGTGGCCAATACTTTATTTACCTCGCAGTCTGGGGTCAGTCGCCATATTCGGGAACTGGAAGAAGAGCTGGGCATTGAGATATTTATCCGCCGCGGCAAGCGTTTATTGGGCATGACCGAACCGGGAAAAGAGCTGTTGGTGGTGGCGGAGCGCATCCTGAATGATGCCAATAATATCCGTCGACTGGCGGATGTGTTCAGCAGCAACGACACCGGCCAGCTGCATATTGCGACCACCCATACGCAGGCGCGCTACAGCCTGCCGGGGGTGATCAAGGAGTTTCGTGCACTGTACCCGCGGGTAAGGGTAGTGCTGAACCAGGGCAGCCCCGAAGAAATCGTCGCGATGCTGGCCTCCGGCGAAGCCGATATCGGCATTGCCAGTGAACAGCTGATGAGCGATGAATCTCTTGCGGCGTTCCCTTACTACCGCTGGCATCACACCATCCTGGTGCCGGAAGGACACGAACTGACCCGGCAACCGCAGGTGACGCTGGAAATGCTCAGTACCTTGCCGCTGATAACCTATCGCCAGGGCATTACCGGCCGCTCGCGGCTGGATAGCGCCTTCAAAGCCGCCGGGCTGACGCCGGACATTGCCTTAAGCGCGCAGGATTCCGACGTAATAAAAACCTATGTCGAGCTGGGGTTGGGGGTCGGCGTACTGGCGGACATGTCGTATGAGAAAGAGCGCGATCATGGGCTGGTCAGCCTTAACGCCGAGCATCTGTTCGAACCCAATACCGTGTGGTTAGGCTTGAAACGCAGTCAGTTACAACGTAACTATGCCTGGCAGTTTATCCAGCTTTGCAACCCGACGCTGTCACTGACGGAAATCAAAGACAAAGTGTTCTCTTCACAGCTGGAAACGGTGATCGATTACCAGATTTGA
- a CDS encoding gamma-glutamylcyclotransferase: protein MLTRDFLQNADCKTAFGTIEESLLLTSEQRAASLDCTLSRRPDNSPVWVFGYGSLMWNPVFESEEVRPATLQGWHRAFCLRLTAGRGTLHQPGRMLALKEGGHTTGLAFRLPEAKLREELELLWKREMVTGCYLPTWCDLTLADGEVVTALVFVMNPQHPLFEEDTSHQVIAPLIASASGPLGTNAQYLFSLDNELKNHGMQDDCIGDLVSYVQQWLQQNTSGPIGGEATA, encoded by the coding sequence GTGTTAACGCGAGATTTTCTGCAAAATGCGGATTGCAAAACTGCATTCGGCACCATTGAGGAGTCGCTGTTACTGACATCAGAGCAGCGGGCGGCCTCGTTGGATTGTACTTTATCCCGTCGGCCGGATAACAGCCCGGTGTGGGTCTTCGGCTACGGTTCACTGATGTGGAACCCGGTGTTTGAATCCGAAGAGGTGCGGCCGGCCACGCTGCAAGGCTGGCACCGCGCCTTCTGTTTGCGGCTTACCGCCGGTCGCGGTACCTTGCACCAGCCGGGGCGGATGCTGGCGCTGAAAGAGGGCGGCCATACCACCGGCCTGGCGTTTCGCCTGCCGGAAGCCAAGCTGCGCGAAGAGCTGGAACTGCTGTGGAAACGCGAAATGGTCACCGGCTGTTATTTGCCGACCTGGTGCGATCTCACATTGGCAGACGGCGAAGTGGTGACCGCGCTGGTGTTTGTCATGAACCCGCAGCACCCGCTGTTTGAAGAAGATACCAGCCATCAGGTGATAGCCCCGTTGATCGCCAGCGCCAGCGGGCCGCTGGGGACAAACGCTCAGTACCTGTTCTCGCTGGATAATGAGCTGAAAAATCACGGCATGCAGGACGACTGCATTGGCGATTTGGTCAGCTACGTGCAGCAATGGCTGCAGCAGAATACCTCCGGCCCTATCGGCGGAGAAGCCACCGCCTGA
- a CDS encoding siderophore-interacting protein, with protein sequence MTTEAPRSRAPYLIAVSAIRDVTPHLRRITFTAPDLRYYPANAAAAHIKVFLPLEGQTQPDLPTLTENGPRWAADAVRPIVRTYSIRAVRPELAEIDIEFAIHDHSGPAVNFARSAKAGDKIGISNPGGPKPMLPEADFYCLAGDPSSLPALAALLEGLPARSEGHAFIRVDTAADVIDLKKPAGFELSWIIGGTEKTAELVTQFCSLPLPQAEIQYWLAGEDRLVVDLRRYLRRERQCDRNQLYAVPYWREGLNEEGYHNKRHEIMDNIDD encoded by the coding sequence GTGACTACCGAAGCCCCACGCTCACGCGCACCCTACCTGATTGCTGTCAGCGCGATTCGCGATGTTACCCCGCACCTGCGCCGCATCACCTTCACCGCCCCTGACCTGCGTTATTACCCGGCAAACGCCGCCGCCGCGCACATCAAGGTTTTCCTGCCGCTTGAAGGCCAGACGCAGCCGGACCTGCCGACGCTGACCGAAAATGGCCCTCGCTGGGCGGCCGATGCGGTACGCCCGATTGTCCGCACCTATTCGATTCGCGCAGTACGTCCAGAGTTGGCGGAAATCGACATTGAATTCGCCATTCACGATCACAGCGGCCCGGCGGTTAACTTTGCGCGCTCGGCAAAAGCAGGCGATAAAATCGGCATCAGCAACCCCGGCGGCCCTAAACCTATGCTGCCAGAGGCCGATTTCTACTGCCTGGCCGGCGATCCTTCCTCTTTGCCCGCGCTGGCGGCCTTGCTGGAAGGCTTACCTGCGCGCAGCGAAGGCCATGCCTTTATCCGCGTCGACACTGCGGCTGACGTTATCGATCTGAAAAAACCGGCAGGCTTCGAACTGAGCTGGATTATCGGCGGCACCGAAAAAACCGCCGAGTTGGTGACGCAATTTTGTTCATTGCCGTTGCCACAGGCAGAAATTCAGTATTGGCTGGCCGGGGAAGATCGTTTGGTGGTAGATCTGCGCCGTTACCTGCGCCGCGAGCGCCAATGTGACCGTAATCAGCTTTATGCTGTCCCTTACTGGCGTGAGGGGCTAAACGAAGAGGGTTATCATAATAAACGGCATGAAATCATGGATAATATTGATGACTAA
- the chaA gene encoding sodium-potassium/proton antiporter ChaA, whose amino-acid sequence MKSQNDPGRSKSRHTEYSLLFPIAALVVLNLWGSTSNFSLIVGINIIALVGILSSAFSVVRHADVLAHRLGEPYGSLILSLSVVILEVSLISALMATGDAAPALMRDTLYSIIMIVSAGLVGFALLLGGRKFATQYVNLGGIKQYLMAIFPLAVIVLVFPSALPGGNFSTGQALLVAVISAAMYGVFLVIQTKTHQSLFVYEHEDDDGDPHHGKPSSHSSAWHAGWLVVHLIAVIAVTKFNANPLEGLLTKVNAPAQFTGFLVALLILSPEGLGALRAVLNNQVQRAMNLFFGSVLATISLTVPAVTIIATLTGQTLIFGLQTPHIVVMLTVLLLCQLSFSTGRTNVLNGTAHLALFAAYMMTIFA is encoded by the coding sequence ATGAAGTCGCAAAACGATCCTGGCCGATCCAAATCCCGCCACACTGAGTACTCACTGCTTTTCCCCATCGCCGCCCTGGTGGTGTTGAACCTGTGGGGCAGTACCAGCAATTTCTCGCTGATCGTCGGCATTAACATCATTGCCCTGGTCGGTATTCTCAGCAGCGCGTTCAGCGTTGTGCGCCACGCCGACGTGCTGGCTCACCGTCTGGGTGAACCCTATGGCTCGCTGATCCTCAGCCTGTCGGTAGTGATCCTGGAAGTGAGCCTGATTTCTGCGCTGATGGCCACCGGCGACGCCGCACCGGCACTGATGCGCGACACGCTTTACTCCATCATTATGATTGTCAGCGCCGGTCTGGTGGGCTTCGCCTTATTGCTGGGCGGTCGCAAATTCGCCACCCAATACGTCAATCTGGGCGGCATTAAACAGTATCTGATGGCGATTTTCCCGCTGGCAGTGATCGTACTGGTGTTCCCAAGTGCGCTGCCGGGCGGCAACTTCAGCACCGGGCAGGCGCTGCTGGTCGCGGTGATTTCCGCCGCCATGTACGGCGTGTTCCTGGTGATCCAGACCAAAACCCACCAAAGCCTGTTTGTCTACGAGCACGAAGATGACGACGGTGACCCGCACCACGGCAAGCCTTCTTCGCACAGCAGTGCCTGGCATGCCGGCTGGCTGGTGGTGCATTTGATTGCGGTGATCGCCGTGACCAAGTTCAACGCCAACCCGTTGGAAGGTTTGCTGACCAAGGTGAATGCCCCTGCGCAGTTTACCGGCTTCCTGGTCGCGCTGTTGATCCTGTCGCCAGAAGGCCTGGGGGCATTGCGTGCGGTGTTGAACAATCAGGTTCAGCGTGCGATGAACCTGTTCTTCGGCTCGGTACTGGCCACCATCTCCCTGACGGTGCCGGCGGTAACCATCATCGCCACCCTGACCGGGCAAACGCTGATCTTCGGCCTGCAGACGCCGCATATCGTCGTGATGCTGACCGTGTTGCTGCTGTGCCAGCTGTCGTTCTCTACCGGCAGAACCAACGTGCTGAACGGCACCGCGCACCTGGCGCTGTTTGCCGCCTACATGATGACCATTTTTGCCTGA
- the lpxO gene encoding lipid A hydroxylase LpxO: MKYIILLLFILCVVYVHYRGRVRYTFWRQLSDHSTFTAPLNVFMYLFSRVPTTPYLQPEQFPELQALRDNWQSIRDEGRQLMAIQQIKASDQFNDAGFNSFFKTGWKRFYLKWYEDNHPSAMNLCPQTTALLRSLPSVKAAMFAELPDGSRLPRHRDPYAGSLRYHLGLITPNDDRCFIEVDGERYSWRDGEAVMFDETYLHYAENQSGQNRLILFCDIERPMRFRWAQGINHWLGRNLMSAATAPNEEGDRTGGVNKLFKYIYAVRKVGKRLKAWNRTGYYIIKWILFGGIAAGIFFAL, translated from the coding sequence ATGAAATACATTATTTTACTCCTATTTATTTTATGCGTTGTGTATGTCCATTATCGTGGGCGGGTGCGTTACACCTTCTGGCGACAACTCTCCGATCATTCCACATTTACCGCTCCGCTGAACGTTTTCATGTATCTGTTTTCACGCGTGCCGACCACGCCCTATCTGCAGCCGGAGCAATTCCCGGAATTGCAGGCACTGCGGGATAACTGGCAAAGCATTCGCGATGAAGGCCGGCAGTTGATGGCGATCCAGCAGATTAAAGCCTCGGATCAATTTAATGACGCCGGTTTCAATTCGTTCTTCAAAACCGGCTGGAAGCGTTTCTATTTGAAATGGTATGAAGACAACCACCCGTCGGCGATGAACCTGTGTCCGCAGACTACCGCACTGTTGCGCAGTCTGCCTTCGGTGAAGGCGGCGATGTTTGCCGAACTGCCGGATGGCAGCCGCCTGCCACGCCACCGCGATCCCTATGCTGGTTCACTGCGTTACCATTTGGGGCTGATCACACCGAATGACGACCGTTGCTTTATCGAAGTGGACGGCGAACGCTACAGCTGGCGCGATGGTGAGGCGGTGATGTTCGACGAAACCTACCTGCATTACGCCGAAAACCAGAGTGGGCAGAACCGGTTGATTCTGTTTTGCGATATTGAGCGGCCGATGCGTTTTCGTTGGGCACAGGGCATTAACCACTGGCTGGGGCGCAACCTGATGAGCGCGGCCACCGCACCCAATGAAGAGGGCGATCGCACCGGTGGCGTCAACAAGTTGTTCAAGTATATCTATGCGGTACGCAAAGTGGGGAAACGGCTGAAGGCGTGGAATCGAACAGGGTACTACATCATTAAATGGATTTTGTTTGGCGGTATCGCGGCGGGTATCTTTTTCGCCCTGTAA
- a CDS encoding molybdopterin-containing oxidoreductase family protein, whose product MKNISDIRMNRRTLLKGLGVIGLASISPCVFSMAMDKGKPLPRVRLKLSDYQTFRSTCAMECLHCNLTAYVYQGELKKIEASKDFNVKCCLRGISRTKWVYHQQRVKTPLLRVGEKGEGKFKPISWDEALDLVELNIRNTLASHGNKGLLISSHAGNMDSIKNDMGKAFFDYLGGATKRSGSLCCSAVTAAMIPMLGLRYADMRDTIADSHYILCWGNNPAVTMQAYFKEYLKAQERGARLVVIDPRFNETAAKADEWIPIVPGTDTALALGMIKIIIDEQRYDADFLRQHTGAVYLVNRQQKQLREDPQDKESYLVYDTLSRRLVRHDTPAIVPALTQVELPADAAYTTVFELIRQESAPWSVEKVQAETDIRAATLLRLAREYASNTPSMIVQNMSGAQRTEFGTYVAASQFYLALLTGNMGKAGGGVCDAGGAKQMMKFSPPLPPAPNVQKIPPIPVAKTGEWIVNDRPHPINFWWIMTMGALTQLPNTNMVKKALKKVPFVVVADNLMSSTTLYADLVLPVTTIFEDLSLMAGVRSHYVQLMEKAVEPVAEAKPDYWIFARLAERFGFGEVFNQPIEHYIENCLVGTGLTIEQLRKGPIKPAPTPWIPFEKGIFRTPTKKAHFFIEEWQKKDFPPIVTYMQVKESPKGSPELASQYPLMAVQRKLARSIHSSHGMNEWILEVQRNQPNIMIHPDDAASRHIRNGEWAIAFNHRGEHRALAVVTRQIKRGVVCLDNGWWEQQGGSSSHVTNDHAEVLGNGHCCNSTLVDVRAEA is encoded by the coding sequence ATGAAAAATATATCTGATATCAGAATGAATCGCCGAACCTTGTTAAAAGGTCTTGGCGTGATTGGGCTGGCCAGCATATCGCCCTGCGTATTTTCTATGGCAATGGACAAGGGCAAACCCCTCCCTCGCGTGCGTCTCAAACTCAGTGACTACCAGACGTTTCGTTCAACCTGTGCGATGGAGTGTTTGCATTGTAATTTAACGGCTTATGTCTATCAGGGGGAGCTCAAAAAAATAGAAGCCAGCAAAGATTTTAACGTCAAATGCTGCCTGCGCGGCATCAGCCGGACCAAATGGGTTTATCACCAGCAGCGGGTTAAAACGCCTTTGCTTCGGGTGGGGGAAAAAGGTGAAGGGAAATTCAAACCCATATCCTGGGATGAAGCTCTCGATCTGGTTGAGCTTAATATTCGTAATACCCTTGCCAGTCACGGTAATAAAGGCCTGTTAATTTCAAGCCATGCCGGGAATATGGATTCCATTAAAAACGACATGGGGAAAGCTTTCTTTGATTACCTCGGCGGGGCGACAAAACGTTCCGGTTCTTTATGCTGTTCTGCGGTGACCGCCGCCATGATCCCGATGCTTGGCCTGCGCTATGCGGATATGCGCGACACTATTGCCGACAGCCACTACATTCTGTGCTGGGGCAATAATCCGGCCGTGACCATGCAGGCCTATTTCAAAGAGTACCTCAAGGCGCAGGAAAGAGGCGCGCGCCTGGTGGTGATCGATCCCCGCTTTAACGAAACCGCCGCCAAAGCCGATGAATGGATCCCTATCGTGCCCGGCACCGACACCGCCCTGGCATTGGGGATGATCAAAATCATCATTGATGAACAGCGCTACGACGCTGACTTCCTGCGGCAACACACCGGGGCGGTTTATCTGGTGAACCGTCAGCAAAAACAGCTGCGAGAAGATCCGCAGGACAAAGAAAGCTATCTGGTGTACGACACCCTAAGCCGCCGTCTGGTGCGCCATGACACACCCGCCATCGTCCCGGCGCTGACCCAGGTCGAATTGCCTGCCGATGCGGCTTATACCACGGTATTTGAACTGATCCGTCAGGAGTCGGCTCCCTGGAGCGTCGAGAAAGTGCAGGCGGAAACCGACATCCGGGCGGCCACCCTGCTGCGCCTGGCGCGTGAATATGCCAGCAATACACCTTCGATGATCGTACAGAACATGTCCGGCGCTCAGCGTACCGAATTCGGCACCTACGTGGCGGCCAGCCAGTTTTATCTGGCGCTGCTGACCGGCAATATGGGCAAAGCCGGTGGCGGAGTCTGCGACGCGGGCGGCGCCAAACAAATGATGAAGTTCAGTCCGCCGCTGCCCCCGGCGCCCAACGTGCAAAAAATTCCGCCGATACCGGTCGCCAAAACCGGCGAGTGGATTGTCAACGATCGCCCTCACCCGATTAACTTTTGGTGGATCATGACCATGGGCGCGCTGACCCAGTTGCCCAACACCAATATGGTGAAGAAGGCCCTGAAGAAGGTGCCGTTTGTCGTCGTGGCCGATAACCTGATGAGCTCCACCACGCTGTATGCCGATCTGGTGTTGCCGGTCACCACCATCTTTGAAGATCTCAGCCTGATGGCCGGCGTTCGCAGCCACTATGTCCAACTGATGGAAAAAGCGGTAGAACCGGTGGCAGAGGCCAAACCGGATTACTGGATTTTTGCCCGACTGGCGGAGCGTTTCGGCTTCGGCGAGGTGTTTAACCAGCCGATCGAGCACTATATAGAAAACTGTCTGGTCGGAACCGGCCTCACTATCGAACAGCTGCGTAAAGGGCCGATTAAACCGGCGCCCACGCCCTGGATCCCGTTCGAAAAAGGTATTTTCCGCACGCCGACCAAAAAGGCCCACTTCTTTATCGAAGAGTGGCAGAAGAAAGATTTCCCACCGATTGTGACCTATATGCAGGTGAAAGAGTCGCCGAAAGGCTCCCCGGAACTGGCGAGCCAATACCCCTTAATGGCCGTTCAACGCAAGCTGGCCCGCAGCATCCACTCCAGCCACGGGATGAATGAATGGATCCTCGAGGTGCAGCGCAATCAGCCTAACATCATGATCCACCCGGATGATGCTGCCAGCCGCCATATCAGGAACGGCGAATGGGCCATTGCTTTCAATCACCGTGGAGAACACCGGGCATTGGCCGTGGTGACGCGTCAAATCAAACGCGGCGTGGTGTGCCTGGATAATGGCTGGTGGGAACAGCAAGGAGGCAGCAGCAGCCACGTCACCAATGACCATGCGGAAGTTTTGGGCAACGGTCATTGCTGTAACAGCACCCTGGTTGACGTCCGGGCGGAGGCATAA
- a CDS encoding 4Fe-4S dicluster domain-containing protein → MVRQYGFLVDMRGCYGCKTCSMACKSENATPAGVLWRRVREFHFDDPNAMAFISMSCNHCDDPQCMKVCPADTYSKRPDGIVVQDHDKCIGCRMCIMACPYNAPVFDPVEGKTSKCNLCAERLDEGLLPRCVASCPAGVLQFGDIDELRARHSADLTRIETRYSLPDHRISQPNVVIIPAGDKE, encoded by the coding sequence ATGGTCAGACAATATGGATTTTTAGTCGATATGCGCGGCTGTTATGGCTGCAAAACCTGCTCGATGGCCTGCAAGTCTGAAAATGCCACCCCGGCTGGCGTGTTGTGGCGGCGGGTCAGAGAATTTCACTTTGACGACCCGAACGCGATGGCGTTTATCTCGATGTCGTGCAACCACTGCGACGATCCGCAGTGCATGAAGGTATGCCCGGCGGATACCTACAGCAAGCGGCCTGACGGCATTGTCGTGCAAGATCATGACAAATGCATTGGTTGCCGAATGTGCATTATGGCTTGCCCTTATAATGCGCCGGTGTTTGATCCCGTCGAAGGAAAAACCAGTAAGTGCAACCTTTGCGCTGAACGCCTGGATGAAGGGCTGCTGCCCCGCTGCGTCGCATCCTGCCCGGCCGGCGTGCTGCAGTTTGGCGATATTGACGAACTGCGCGCTCGCCACTCCGCTGACCTGACGCGTATCGAGACCCGCTACTCGCTGCCGGACCATCGAATCAGTCAGCCCAATGTCGTCATTATTCCCGCCGGTGATAAGGAATAG
- a CDS encoding dimethyl sulfoxide reductase anchor subunit family protein translates to MSEYELPLVFFTVFCQWAVGTIVAITALILAQPSWLSDGKRFNVLRQLALGIVAINILGSVLSLLHLGSPTGAYRAILGIGHSWLSREVAAFSLLNVAVVCWAAMVFRFNSNPRLIRQVSLLTSCTGVAAILVSAQVYYQMASHPLWHTPLTHLGFIATALLLGFTTLGLRLSVFNAAQNDRERWLPVAMPAGILCGVMLMLVVILGYSSGFNQQGKMLASAVTLLGSGLMGWLIFGALITGSGLAAYLYQRPVLNVGVAGALMLTLLSACIGGRMLFYAGVMSQYPWF, encoded by the coding sequence ATGTCTGAATATGAACTTCCCTTGGTTTTTTTTACCGTGTTTTGTCAGTGGGCGGTCGGCACGATCGTAGCCATCACGGCATTGATTCTGGCGCAGCCAAGCTGGCTAAGCGACGGAAAGCGCTTTAATGTCCTGCGACAGCTGGCGTTAGGGATTGTAGCAATCAATATCCTCGGCTCCGTGCTGTCGCTGCTGCATTTGGGTTCCCCCACCGGCGCCTATCGAGCCATTCTGGGCATCGGTCATTCCTGGCTCAGCCGGGAAGTCGCCGCCTTCTCCTTGCTGAACGTGGCGGTCGTTTGCTGGGCCGCCATGGTGTTTCGCTTTAACTCTAACCCCAGGCTGATTCGCCAGGTTAGCCTGCTGACTTCGTGCACGGGAGTGGCCGCGATCCTGGTTTCCGCACAGGTTTATTACCAGATGGCGAGCCACCCTCTGTGGCACACGCCGCTAACCCACCTCGGTTTCATCGCCACGGCTCTGCTGCTGGGGTTTACCACCCTTGGCCTGCGGCTCAGCGTGTTCAATGCGGCTCAAAACGATCGCGAACGGTGGCTCCCCGTCGCAATGCCGGCAGGCATTTTATGCGGTGTGATGCTGATGTTGGTCGTGATCCTCGGGTACAGCTCCGGGTTCAACCAGCAAGGGAAAATGCTGGCCAGCGCCGTCACCCTTTTGGGTTCGGGTTTGATGGGCTGGCTTATTTTTGGCGCACTGATTACCGGCAGCGGGTTGGCGGCCTATCTGTACCAACGGCCGGTACTGAACGTTGGCGTTGCGGGTGCACTGATGCTGACCCTGCTCTCGGCATGTATTGGTGGCCGAATGCTGTTTTACGCCGGCGTCATGAGCCAGTACCCCTGGTTTTGA
- the phoH gene encoding phosphate starvation-inducible protein PhoH, producing the protein MRQKAVIKARREAKRVIRRDARSHRQLEEESVTSLVQMGGVESIGMARDKRDSSPILARTEAQGHYLIAIDKKQLIFATGEAGCGKTFISAAKAAEALIHKEVDRIIVTRPVLQADEDLGFLPGDISEKFAPYFRPVYDILVRRLGSSFMQYCLRPEIGKVEIAPFAYMRGRTFENAVVILDEAQNVTASQMKMFLTRLGENVTVIVNGDITQCDLPRGVKSGLSDAMERFEEDEMIGIIRFDKQDCVRSALCQRTLNAYS; encoded by the coding sequence ATGAGACAAAAAGCAGTGATCAAAGCACGTCGTGAAGCGAAACGCGTTATTCGTCGTGACGCTCGTAGTCATCGCCAGCTTGAAGAAGAGTCCGTAACCTCGCTGGTACAAATGGGTGGTGTTGAGTCTATCGGCATGGCACGCGACAAGCGCGATAGCTCTCCCATCTTGGCGCGAACCGAAGCTCAGGGTCATTACTTAATAGCCATAGACAAGAAGCAGTTGATATTTGCCACCGGTGAAGCCGGCTGCGGCAAAACATTTATCAGCGCTGCGAAAGCGGCAGAAGCCCTTATACATAAAGAAGTGGATCGGATTATCGTTACTCGTCCGGTTCTGCAGGCGGATGAAGACCTCGGTTTCTTGCCTGGGGATATCTCTGAGAAATTCGCCCCTTATTTCCGTCCGGTGTATGACATTCTGGTGCGCCGTTTAGGATCGTCCTTTATGCAATACTGCCTGCGCCCGGAAATCGGCAAGGTGGAGATCGCGCCTTTCGCCTATATGCGCGGGCGTACTTTCGAAAATGCGGTGGTTATTCTGGATGAAGCCCAGAACGTTACCGCCAGCCAAATGAAGATGTTCCTGACCCGTCTGGGTGAGAACGTCACGGTTATCGTCAATGGTGACATCACCCAATGCGACCTGCCGCGCGGTGTGAAATCCGGCCTCAGCGATGCGATGGAGCGCTTCGAAGAGGATGAAATGATCGGTATCATCCGCTTTGATAAACAAGACTGCGTCCGCTCCGCCCTGTGCCAGCGTACGCTCAACGCCTACAGTTAA